In a genomic window of Lycium ferocissimum isolate CSIRO_LF1 chromosome 9, AGI_CSIRO_Lferr_CH_V1, whole genome shotgun sequence:
- the LOC132032156 gene encoding uncharacterized protein LOC132032156, translated as MAPYEALYGRKCRSPIGWFEMGESSLVGLDLVHQAVEKVKHIPERLRIAQSRQKFYSDVCRRDLEFQVCDWVFLNISHIKGVMRFGKKGKRRSRKYNGDPSRIVPIDNVQVMEDLLYKEIPIAILDRQVYKLRTKEVASMKVLWCNKNVEKVTWEAEKAMKAKYLHLFQPEGSI; from the exons ATGGCACcttatgaagctttgtatggtagAAAGTGCAGGTCTCCTATCGGGTGGTTTGAAATGGGAGAGTCGAGTCTAGTTGGACTTGATCTAGTTCACCAGGCTGTAGAAAAGGTAAAGCATATCCCAGAACGGCTGCGAATAGCTCAGAGCCGTCAGAAATTCTATTCAGATGTTTGTCGGCGAGACCTCGAGTTCCAGGTTtgtgattgggtatttctgaataTTTCACATATAAAGGGCGTAATGAGATTCGGGAAGAAAGGAAAACGTAGATCGAG GAAGTATAATGGAGATCCTTCTCGGATAGTACCAATCGATAATGTTCAGGTGATGGAAGACTTATTGTATAAGGAGATCCCAATAGctatattagacaggcaagtctATAAGTTAAGAACGAAGGAAGTGGCCTCCATGAAAGTTCTGTGGTGCAACAAAAATGTGGAAAAGGTCACATGGGAGGCAGAGAAAGCAATGAAAGCTAAATATCTGCATCTATTCCAGCCCGAAGGTTCTATATGA
- the LOC132032157 gene encoding uncharacterized protein LOC132032157 — MDISCIQAYALSLEDHERQQRADRDRDKDQHKRGKFQGPHYDRFTYSGPGQSSRASNSQHRGDSSQARPSVTRCDQCGKTIVVADALSRKSMGSLLHVDAEKKELTKELHQLASFGVRLMDSDDGLPRSYCKFDSIWVVIDRLTKSAHFLPVKTTYTAEDSEKMYVKEIVRLHGISLSIISDRGAQFTANFWRSF; from the exons ATGGATATATCTTGCATTCAGGCATATGCTCTAAGCTTGGAGGATCATGAACGACAACAACGAGCAGACCGAGATCGTGATAAGGATCAGCATAAGAGGGGCAAG TTTCAGGGGCCGCATTATGATCGATTTACTTACTCTGGACCTGGTCAGAGTTCACGGGCATCAAACTCGCAGCATAGAGGGGATTCTAGTCAGGCAAGACCTTCCGTGACTCGATGCGATCAGTGTG GAAAGACTATTGTTGTGgccgatgcccttagccgcaaatccatgggAAGCCTGTTACACGTAGATGCTGAGAAGAAAGAGCTAACTAAAGAACTACATCAACTAGCTAGTTTTGGAGTTAGGCTTATGGACTCAGACGATG GATTGCCTCGTTCGTATtgtaagtttgattctatttgggtagTCATTGATAGGCTAactaaatcagcccatttcctgcCAGTCAAGACTACTTACACAGCAGAGGACTCTGAGAAAATGTATGTTAAAGAAATAGTACGCCTACATGGTATTTCTTtatctattatatcggacagaggagctcagtttacagcaAATTTCTGGAGGTCCTTTTAG